From Oreochromis aureus strain Israel breed Guangdong linkage group 4, ZZ_aureus, whole genome shotgun sequence, a single genomic window includes:
- the LOC120439967 gene encoding GTPase IMAP family member 9-like: MAGKHANDGPTKLRIILVGKTGGGKTSTINTFLGKPAVKKKKPLLSDTTPCKTETAQFGDQDLVLVDTPGLCHTKFTKEEVLSKITASTFEADQGPHVFLYVQKWEGDNTQDEKRVEVLKKMFGDTSVPYFFLLMTHVDGAEDEDEITKFTQRVGFKTENYCVINNKGEKDQKTEKLKELVDKINQVVQTNKAEGKEYYTKEMLEEHKNRLKPTKPVSAANRELSSVVEGLLAPVLGEELTLSVLKYNSSLSKEFDKWL; encoded by the exons ATGGCCGGCAAACATGCAAATGATG GGCCAACAAAGCTGAGGATTATCCTCGTTGGAAAGACCGGCGGTGGGAAGACTTCAACCATCAACACGTTCCTGGGTAAACCTGCTGTGAAAAAGAAGAAGCCCCTTCTCTCAGATACAACACCGTGCAAGACGGAGACGGCACAGTTTGGAGACCAAGACCTGGTTTTAGTTGATACTCCTGGTCTTTGCCACACCAAGTTTACAAAAGAGGAAGTGCTGAGCAAGATCACTGCATCCACCTTTGAGGCTGATCAGGGTCCTCATGTGTTCCTGTATGTGCAAAAATGGGAGGGAGATAACACACAAGACGAGAAACGAGTGGAAGTCCTGAAGAAGATGTTTGGCGACACGTCGGTGCCTTACTTTTTCCTCTTGATGACTCATGTAGACGGAgctgaggatgaggatgagatAACAAAGTTTACTCAGAGAGTTGGTTTTAAAACAGAGAACTACTGTGTCATTAACAACAAAGGTGAAAAAGaccagaaaactgaaaaactaaAGGAGCTGGTGGACAAAATCAATCAGGTGGTGCAAACTAACAAGGCAGAGGGCAAAGAATATTACACCAAGGAAATGTTGGAAGAACATAAGAACAGGCTGAAACCAACAAAGCCGGTCAGTGCTGCAAACAGGGAACTGAGCTCTGTGGTGGAGGGCTTGTTAGCTCCTGTGCTGGGTGAAGAACTGACTCTGTCTGTGCTTAAATATAACTCCTCACTGTCGAAGGAGTTTGATAAGTGGCTCTGA
- the LOC116319673 gene encoding methyltransferase-like protein 23 isoform X2, translated as MTQGWQHHGTGDIPLSPSSSVLDPQFGMYVWPCAVVLAQYLWMHREELRGKKVLELSAGVSLPGVVAARCGAEVILSDAADRPACLENCRRSCEANDLGDMPVVGVSWGEISPDLVLLPKLDVILGSDVFYDPEDFEDVLVTVFFLLRKNPKAEFWTTYQVRSADWSIEVLLHRWNLSCIEVQLDQFDADTPELAGSNLPGNHSIQMMKITLKTEDAGQESVHRASP; from the exons ATGACACAAGGCTGGCAACACCATGGAACAGGAGACATACCGCTCTCCCCCAGCAGTTCG GTCCTCGACCCGCAGTTCGGCATGTATGTGTGGCCGTGTGCGGTGGTGCTGGCTCAGTATCTGTGGATGCACAGAGAGGAGCTGAGAGGGAAGAAGGTGCTGGAG CTCAGTGCAGGCGTGAGTCTGCCCGGCGTGGTGGCGGCGCGGTGTGGTGCCGAGGTGATCCTGTCAGACGCCGCTGACAGACCGGCATGTCTGGAGAACTGCAGGCGAAGCTGCGAAGCCAACGACCTCGGCGACATGCCGGTGGTGGGTGTCAGCTGGGGTGAGATCTCCCCGGACCTCGTCCTGCTCCCCAAGCTGGACGTCATCCTGGGCTCAGACGTCTTCTACGATCCCGAAG ATTTTGAAGACGTCCTTGTGACCGTTTTTTTCCTGctgagaaaaaaccccaaagccGAGTTCTGGACGACGTACCAAGTACGAAG CGCCGACTGGTCGATCGAGGTGCTGCTGCACAGGTGGAACCTGAGCTGCATCGAGGTTCAGCTCGACCAGTTTGACGCCGACACACCTGAGCTGGCCGGGTCGAATCTGCCCGGCAACCACAGCATCCAGATGATGAAAATCACCCTGAAGACGGAGGATGCTGGACAGGAGTCCGTCCACAGAGCTTCACCATAA
- the LOC120439782 gene encoding GTPase IMAP family member 4-like, translated as METKVLIDPQPMDDLRIVLFGKTWVGKSTLGDIIMGNTETFTSKDLSKDRTQKSHSTVEGQKVVVVDTPGLFKPGKHEDELVKEIKRSIDLASPGPHVFLLVLRFGMITSEELEVLEVFERTFGRRALAYTTVVFTHRNEDEEYEAHIQEAMIESKDSRELLERCQWRYFAFNIKDKSPAQVTELLKKITPMGKDYFYTPEMLQEAGKPEEQEEKPKTEETTGRRALLERTGLVGIILGSVGGYLLGGGELTSTSGALLGALGGSVLSMGTTALVMKAKMLTDKCCKK; from the exons ATGGAGACCAAGGTGCTGATTGATCCACAGCCCATGG ATGACCTGAGGATCGTGCTGTTTGGGAAGACCTGGGTTGGTAAAAGTACTCTGGGAGACATCATCATGGGAAACACAGAGACTTTCACCTCAAAGGATTTGTCCAAAGATCGTACACAGAAATCCCACAGCACTGTTGAAGGTCAAAAAGTGGTTGTTGTTGATACTCCAGGTCTGTTTAAACCTGGAAAACATGAAGATGAGCTGGTGAAAGAGATCAAGCGATCCATTGATCTTGCCAGTCCTGGTCCTCATGTGTTCCTGCTGGTGCTGAGGTTCGGTATGATCACCTCTGAAGAATTAGAGGTACTGGAGGTTTTTGAGCGCACCTTTGGCAGACGTGCATTGGCCTACACAACAGTGGTGTTCACCCATAGAAATGAAGATGAAGAGTATGAAGCTCACATACAGGAGGCTATGATCGAGAGTAAGGATTCCAGAGAACTCCTTGAGCGGTGCCAGTGGAGATATTTTGCTTTTAACATTAAAGACAAAAGTCCTGCTCAGGTCACCGAGCTGCTGAAGAAGATAACACCGATGGGAAAAGATTACTTCTACACTCCTGAGATGCTCCAAGAGGCTGGAAAACCGGAAGAGCAGgaagaaaaaccaaaaacagaagaaacaacAGGCAGGCGTGCGCTTCTGGAAAGGACTGGATTGGTGGGAATCATTTTGGGATCTGTGGGGGGATATTTACTTGGAGGTGGTGAGCTGACGTCTACATCAGGAGCTTTACTGGGAGCTTTAGGGGGGTCAGTACTGTCGATGGGAACAACAGCTTTAGTGATGAAGGCCAAAATGCTCACtgataaatgctgcaaaaagtga
- the LOC116319673 gene encoding methyltransferase-like protein 23 isoform X1 encodes MADSGAETPSIAYKVFTFEDERKNTQESLCVSIPEVLDPQFGMYVWPCAVVLAQYLWMHREELRGKKVLELSAGVSLPGVVAARCGAEVILSDAADRPACLENCRRSCEANDLGDMPVVGVSWGEISPDLVLLPKLDVILGSDVFYDPEDFEDVLVTVFFLLRKNPKAEFWTTYQVRSADWSIEVLLHRWNLSCIEVQLDQFDADTPELAGSNLPGNHSIQMMKITLKTEDAGQESVHRASP; translated from the exons ATGGCCGACAGTGGAGCCGAAACGCCGAGCATAGCTTATAAAGTGTTCACGTTTGAAGACGAGAGGAAAAACACGCAGGAGTCTCTCTGTGTCTCCATACCTGAG GTCCTCGACCCGCAGTTCGGCATGTATGTGTGGCCGTGTGCGGTGGTGCTGGCTCAGTATCTGTGGATGCACAGAGAGGAGCTGAGAGGGAAGAAGGTGCTGGAG CTCAGTGCAGGCGTGAGTCTGCCCGGCGTGGTGGCGGCGCGGTGTGGTGCCGAGGTGATCCTGTCAGACGCCGCTGACAGACCGGCATGTCTGGAGAACTGCAGGCGAAGCTGCGAAGCCAACGACCTCGGCGACATGCCGGTGGTGGGTGTCAGCTGGGGTGAGATCTCCCCGGACCTCGTCCTGCTCCCCAAGCTGGACGTCATCCTGGGCTCAGACGTCTTCTACGATCCCGAAG ATTTTGAAGACGTCCTTGTGACCGTTTTTTTCCTGctgagaaaaaaccccaaagccGAGTTCTGGACGACGTACCAAGTACGAAG CGCCGACTGGTCGATCGAGGTGCTGCTGCACAGGTGGAACCTGAGCTGCATCGAGGTTCAGCTCGACCAGTTTGACGCCGACACACCTGAGCTGGCCGGGTCGAATCTGCCCGGCAACCACAGCATCCAGATGATGAAAATCACCCTGAAGACGGAGGATGCTGGACAGGAGTCCGTCCACAGAGCTTCACCATAA